A single window of Hylaeus volcanicus isolate JK05 chromosome 8, UHH_iyHylVolc1.0_haploid, whole genome shotgun sequence DNA harbors:
- the LOC128881546 gene encoding pre-mRNA-splicing factor 38B isoform X2 — MQVQEAEGADGSPWNNSSGCEEERRPAQKEGKKSNILPLWGNERTMNLNPLILTNIQSSHYFKVNLYELKTYHEVIDEIYYKVSHLEPWEKGSRKTAGQTGMCGGRFMQVRGVGAGGIVSTAYCLLYKLFTLRLTRKQLNGLINHPDSPYIRALGFMYIRYTQPPADLFSWYSDYLEDEEELDVKAGGGQVMKMGDILKQFLTKLEWFSTLFPRIPVPIQKELEHRLAERFPQQSMNARNAKPPITLNNHGKYSNSSNRKDNGNVMPRNQPRHIPDSEAQWGEAERTSHWRARFDEDRKDKYRDRERERDRTRERERDRARERDRERDRHVRRSSSRDRSRRQREYRSRSRDRSHRDRSRDRYRDKDRHRDRSSPYDYATELARERERQRRE; from the exons ATGCAAGTACAAGAAGCAGAAGGAGCTGACG GTTCACCATGGAACAATTCCAGTGGTTGCGAAGAAGAGCGTCGGCCAGCTCAAAAGGAGggtaaaaaatcaaatatactACCTCTATGGGGAAATGAAAGGACTATGAATTTAAACCCACTAATTTTGACAAATATACAGTCATcacattattttaaagtgaATTTATATGAACTGAAAACATACCATGAGGTTATCGATGAAATCTATTATAAAGTATCTCATCTGGAACCATGGGAAAAGGGAAGCAGGAAAACGGCGGGTCAAACGGGCATGTGTGGAGGC CGGTTCATGCAGGTTCGTGGTGTTGGTGCTGGAGGAATTGTTTCGACGGCTTATTGTCTGCTGTATAAACTCTTCACATTGAGGTTAACACGAAAACAATTGAATGGTCTCATCAATCATCCTGATTCACCATACATTCGGGCATTAGGGTTTATGTACATTAG atacaCACAACCACCAGCTGATTTATTTAGCTGGTATAGCGATTATttagaagatgaagaagaattaGATGTAAAAGCAGGAGGAGGTCAAGTGATGAAAATGGGTGATATTCTCAAACAATTTCTTACTAAGTTAGAGTGGTTCTCGACTCTGTTTCCAAGAATACCAGTGCCTATACAAAAAGAACTCGAACATCGATTAGCGGAAAGGTTTCCTCAGCAATCGATGAATGCTCGAAATGCAAAACCACCTATCACGTTAAATAATCATGGAAAATATAGTAACAGTAGTAACAGAAAAGACAATGGTAACGTCATGCCACGAAATCAACCGCGACATATCCCAGATAGCGAAGCTCAGTGGGGCGAGGCTGAGAGAACAAGCCACTGGCGAGCCAG atTTGACGAAGACCGCAAGGATAAGTACAGGGATCGTGAGCGTGAACGGGATCGAACTAGAGAAAGAGAACGCGATCGAGCACGAGAAAGGGATCGAGAAAGGGATAGGCATGTGAGACGGTCGTCTAGTCGCGATCGAAGTCGAAGGCAGCGAGAATATAGGAGTCGTAGTAGGGACAGATCACACAGAGATCGGAGTAGAGATCGTTATCGTGATAAGGATCGTCATCGAGATAG AAGTTCGCCTTATGACTACGCCACAGAGCTTGCAcgggaaagagagagacaACGAAGAGAATGA
- the LOC128881546 gene encoding pre-mRNA-splicing factor 38B isoform X3, producing MQVQEAEGADGSPWNNSSGCEEERRPAQKEGKKSNILPLWGNERTMNLNPLILTNIQSSHYFKVNLYELKTYHEVIDEIYYKVSHLEPWEKGSRKTAGQTGMCGGVRGVGAGGIVSTAYCLLYKLFTLRLTRKQLNGLINHPDSPYIRALGFMYIRYTQPPADLFSWYSDYLEDEEELDVKAGGGQVMKMGDILKQFLTKLEWFSTLFPRIPVPIQKELEHRLAERFPQQSMNARNAKPPITLNNHGKYSNSSNRKDNGNVMPRNQPRHIPDSEAQWGEAERTSHWRARFDEDRKDKYRDRERERDRTRERERDRARERDRERDRHVRRSSSRDRSRRQREYRSRSRDRSHRDRSRDRYRDKDRHRDRRSSPYDYATELARERERQRRE from the exons ATGCAAGTACAAGAAGCAGAAGGAGCTGACG GTTCACCATGGAACAATTCCAGTGGTTGCGAAGAAGAGCGTCGGCCAGCTCAAAAGGAGggtaaaaaatcaaatatactACCTCTATGGGGAAATGAAAGGACTATGAATTTAAACCCACTAATTTTGACAAATATACAGTCATcacattattttaaagtgaATTTATATGAACTGAAAACATACCATGAGGTTATCGATGAAATCTATTATAAAGTATCTCATCTGGAACCATGGGAAAAGGGAAGCAGGAAAACGGCGGGTCAAACGGGCATGTGTGGAGGC GTTCGTGGTGTTGGTGCTGGAGGAATTGTTTCGACGGCTTATTGTCTGCTGTATAAACTCTTCACATTGAGGTTAACACGAAAACAATTGAATGGTCTCATCAATCATCCTGATTCACCATACATTCGGGCATTAGGGTTTATGTACATTAG atacaCACAACCACCAGCTGATTTATTTAGCTGGTATAGCGATTATttagaagatgaagaagaattaGATGTAAAAGCAGGAGGAGGTCAAGTGATGAAAATGGGTGATATTCTCAAACAATTTCTTACTAAGTTAGAGTGGTTCTCGACTCTGTTTCCAAGAATACCAGTGCCTATACAAAAAGAACTCGAACATCGATTAGCGGAAAGGTTTCCTCAGCAATCGATGAATGCTCGAAATGCAAAACCACCTATCACGTTAAATAATCATGGAAAATATAGTAACAGTAGTAACAGAAAAGACAATGGTAACGTCATGCCACGAAATCAACCGCGACATATCCCAGATAGCGAAGCTCAGTGGGGCGAGGCTGAGAGAACAAGCCACTGGCGAGCCAG atTTGACGAAGACCGCAAGGATAAGTACAGGGATCGTGAGCGTGAACGGGATCGAACTAGAGAAAGAGAACGCGATCGAGCACGAGAAAGGGATCGAGAAAGGGATAGGCATGTGAGACGGTCGTCTAGTCGCGATCGAAGTCGAAGGCAGCGAGAATATAGGAGTCGTAGTAGGGACAGATCACACAGAGATCGGAGTAGAGATCGTTATCGTGATAAGGATCGTCATCGAGATAG AAGAAGTTCGCCTTATGACTACGCCACAGAGCTTGCAcgggaaagagagagacaACGAAGAGAATGA
- the LOC128881546 gene encoding pre-mRNA-splicing factor 38B isoform X4 translates to MNLNPLILTNIQSSHYFKVNLYELKTYHEVIDEIYYKVSHLEPWEKGSRKTAGQTGMCGGRFMQVRGVGAGGIVSTAYCLLYKLFTLRLTRKQLNGLINHPDSPYIRALGFMYIRYTQPPADLFSWYSDYLEDEEELDVKAGGGQVMKMGDILKQFLTKLEWFSTLFPRIPVPIQKELEHRLAERFPQQSMNARNAKPPITLNNHGKYSNSSNRKDNGNVMPRNQPRHIPDSEAQWGEAERTSHWRARFDEDRKDKYRDRERERDRTRERERDRARERDRERDRHVRRSSSRDRSRRQREYRSRSRDRSHRDRSRDRYRDKDRHRDRRSSPYDYATELARERERQRRE, encoded by the exons ATGAATTTAAACCCACTAATTTTGACAAATATACAGTCATcacattattttaaagtgaATTTATATGAACTGAAAACATACCATGAGGTTATCGATGAAATCTATTATAAAGTATCTCATCTGGAACCATGGGAAAAGGGAAGCAGGAAAACGGCGGGTCAAACGGGCATGTGTGGAGGC CGGTTCATGCAGGTTCGTGGTGTTGGTGCTGGAGGAATTGTTTCGACGGCTTATTGTCTGCTGTATAAACTCTTCACATTGAGGTTAACACGAAAACAATTGAATGGTCTCATCAATCATCCTGATTCACCATACATTCGGGCATTAGGGTTTATGTACATTAG atacaCACAACCACCAGCTGATTTATTTAGCTGGTATAGCGATTATttagaagatgaagaagaattaGATGTAAAAGCAGGAGGAGGTCAAGTGATGAAAATGGGTGATATTCTCAAACAATTTCTTACTAAGTTAGAGTGGTTCTCGACTCTGTTTCCAAGAATACCAGTGCCTATACAAAAAGAACTCGAACATCGATTAGCGGAAAGGTTTCCTCAGCAATCGATGAATGCTCGAAATGCAAAACCACCTATCACGTTAAATAATCATGGAAAATATAGTAACAGTAGTAACAGAAAAGACAATGGTAACGTCATGCCACGAAATCAACCGCGACATATCCCAGATAGCGAAGCTCAGTGGGGCGAGGCTGAGAGAACAAGCCACTGGCGAGCCAG atTTGACGAAGACCGCAAGGATAAGTACAGGGATCGTGAGCGTGAACGGGATCGAACTAGAGAAAGAGAACGCGATCGAGCACGAGAAAGGGATCGAGAAAGGGATAGGCATGTGAGACGGTCGTCTAGTCGCGATCGAAGTCGAAGGCAGCGAGAATATAGGAGTCGTAGTAGGGACAGATCACACAGAGATCGGAGTAGAGATCGTTATCGTGATAAGGATCGTCATCGAGATAG AAGAAGTTCGCCTTATGACTACGCCACAGAGCTTGCAcgggaaagagagagacaACGAAGAGAATGA
- the LOC128881543 gene encoding glycosaminoglycan xylosylkinase, which produces MIGRRCALVALGGLLILMLSVNVYFIRMIVESLSQKTSSKAMPISQFKLEQEQLISRAEQNLQIPQKSVAKDMAIKIKAEIGILPSRYFKQNASYSIVLERLLTELRITPNVRENIWSIPNNNWPDAHQLIPPVAPELGTILDTLRKSKVTRADNAALGTQLKLMLTLEHGMKAMFKPQWYSRDAIIRGPVYHGKDRHNAEAVAFHLSSLLALRRVPVTVVRKLDLRNEVRPFATPELYATMYQDGNDTCLYGVCHYCSPADPVCGIGDILEGALISWLPRYLKLVKHRHPWQRTYKKNKLAAWETDDNYCEKVKESKAYSPQSSSRLLDLIDTAIFDFLMDNGDRHHYELTQNNFHNPAVLLIDNGKSLGNPDVDHFDILAPLYQCCMIHKTTWDRLKLLSGGSLSIALEKLVAHESMMADVEHLITDSHLSAMDRRLLTIYAVVEYCLKSKKYASNVILDHR; this is translated from the exons ATGATTGGCCGACGCTGCGCTCTCGTCGCTTTGGGCGGACTTTTGATTCTCATGCTCAGCGTCAATGTAtactttattcgaatgatCGTCGAGAGCTTATCTCAAAAGACTTCCTCCAAAGCCATGCCTATTTCGCAATTCAAGCTCGAACAGGAACAGTTAATCTCGCGCGCAGAACAAAATTTGCAGATACCACAGAAATCGGTTGCCAAAGACATggcgataaaaattaaagcagAGATTGGAATACTACCGTCGAGATATTTTAAGCAAAATGCTAGCTACTCGATAGTCTTGGAACGACTGTTGACCGAGTTAAGAATAACGCCTAATGTTCGTGAAAATATATGGAGTATTCCTAATAATAAT tggCCTGATGCTCATCAGTTAATTCCACCTGTAGCGCCCGAATTAGGAACAATTTTAGACACTTTGCGTAAATCCAAAGTGACGCGTGCGGATAATGCAGCACTTGGTACACAATTGAAATTGATGTTAACTCTGGAACATGGGATGAAAGCAATGTTCAAACCCCAGTGGTATTCTAGAGATGCAATTATTCGAGGGCCCGTTTATCACGGAAAAGATCGCCACAATGCTGAAGCGGTCGCATTTCATTTATCTTCCTTACTGGCCTTGAGGAGAGTACCAGTTACCGTTGTAAGAAAAC TTGATTTAAGGAACGAAGTTCGGCCATTCGCAACTCCTGAACTCTACGCGACTATGTATCAAGATGGTAATGATACCTGCCTGTATGGGGTTTGTCATTATTGTTCTCCAGCAGATCCAGTTTGTGGGATTGGAGATATTCTGGAGGGTGCTCTAATTTCCTGGTTACCGCGATATTTGAAACTTGTGAAGCATCGTCATCCATGGCAAAGAActtataaaaagaacaaacttGCAGCATGGGAGACAGATGATAATTACTGTGAAAAA gTAAAAGAGTCTAAGGCGTATTCTCCGCAATCGTCGAGCAGACTTTTAGATTTGATAGACACTGCAatcttcgattttttaatGGACAATGGCGATCGTCATCATTACGAATTGACacagaataattttcataatccTGCTGTTTTGTTGATTGACAATGGAAAGAGCCTTGGGAATCCTGATGTTGatcattttgatattttagcTCCATTGTATCAATGCTGCAT GATTCACAAAACTACTTGGGATCGTTTGAAATTGCTTAGCGGTGGTTCTCTAAGTATTGCACTTGAAAAGCTTGTTGCACATGAGTCGATGATGGCCGATGTCGAGCATCTAATTACAGATTCTCATTTAAGTGCCATGGATAGAAGATTACTTACTATATATGCAGTTGTAGAATATtgtttgaaaagtaaaaaatatgcTTCTAACGTTATTCTAGATCATCGGTAg
- the LOC128881546 gene encoding pre-mRNA-splicing factor 38B isoform X1 yields the protein MQVQEAEGADGSPWNNSSGCEEERRPAQKEGKKSNILPLWGNERTMNLNPLILTNIQSSHYFKVNLYELKTYHEVIDEIYYKVSHLEPWEKGSRKTAGQTGMCGGRFMQVRGVGAGGIVSTAYCLLYKLFTLRLTRKQLNGLINHPDSPYIRALGFMYIRYTQPPADLFSWYSDYLEDEEELDVKAGGGQVMKMGDILKQFLTKLEWFSTLFPRIPVPIQKELEHRLAERFPQQSMNARNAKPPITLNNHGKYSNSSNRKDNGNVMPRNQPRHIPDSEAQWGEAERTSHWRARFDEDRKDKYRDRERERDRTRERERDRARERDRERDRHVRRSSSRDRSRRQREYRSRSRDRSHRDRSRDRYRDKDRHRDRRSSPYDYATELARERERQRRE from the exons ATGCAAGTACAAGAAGCAGAAGGAGCTGACG GTTCACCATGGAACAATTCCAGTGGTTGCGAAGAAGAGCGTCGGCCAGCTCAAAAGGAGggtaaaaaatcaaatatactACCTCTATGGGGAAATGAAAGGACTATGAATTTAAACCCACTAATTTTGACAAATATACAGTCATcacattattttaaagtgaATTTATATGAACTGAAAACATACCATGAGGTTATCGATGAAATCTATTATAAAGTATCTCATCTGGAACCATGGGAAAAGGGAAGCAGGAAAACGGCGGGTCAAACGGGCATGTGTGGAGGC CGGTTCATGCAGGTTCGTGGTGTTGGTGCTGGAGGAATTGTTTCGACGGCTTATTGTCTGCTGTATAAACTCTTCACATTGAGGTTAACACGAAAACAATTGAATGGTCTCATCAATCATCCTGATTCACCATACATTCGGGCATTAGGGTTTATGTACATTAG atacaCACAACCACCAGCTGATTTATTTAGCTGGTATAGCGATTATttagaagatgaagaagaattaGATGTAAAAGCAGGAGGAGGTCAAGTGATGAAAATGGGTGATATTCTCAAACAATTTCTTACTAAGTTAGAGTGGTTCTCGACTCTGTTTCCAAGAATACCAGTGCCTATACAAAAAGAACTCGAACATCGATTAGCGGAAAGGTTTCCTCAGCAATCGATGAATGCTCGAAATGCAAAACCACCTATCACGTTAAATAATCATGGAAAATATAGTAACAGTAGTAACAGAAAAGACAATGGTAACGTCATGCCACGAAATCAACCGCGACATATCCCAGATAGCGAAGCTCAGTGGGGCGAGGCTGAGAGAACAAGCCACTGGCGAGCCAG atTTGACGAAGACCGCAAGGATAAGTACAGGGATCGTGAGCGTGAACGGGATCGAACTAGAGAAAGAGAACGCGATCGAGCACGAGAAAGGGATCGAGAAAGGGATAGGCATGTGAGACGGTCGTCTAGTCGCGATCGAAGTCGAAGGCAGCGAGAATATAGGAGTCGTAGTAGGGACAGATCACACAGAGATCGGAGTAGAGATCGTTATCGTGATAAGGATCGTCATCGAGATAG AAGAAGTTCGCCTTATGACTACGCCACAGAGCTTGCAcgggaaagagagagacaACGAAGAGAATGA